The Kitasatospora setae KM-6054 genome contains a region encoding:
- a CDS encoding SigE family RNA polymerase sigma factor yields MTELTRDEEFTAFVASRAVWLRKVAYLLCADWHRADDLVQESITKLYTHWGRAGRVENRDGYARTVLVNTFLAEQRTAWWRRTRPTARPVDGTAPEPDLAGSLDLREALAALPPRQRATVVLRYFCDLTIEQTAAELGCSHGNVKSQSSRALESLRRSPVLRPTGRAEA; encoded by the coding sequence ATGACGGAGCTGACGCGGGACGAGGAGTTCACCGCGTTCGTGGCCTCCAGGGCGGTCTGGTTGCGGAAGGTCGCGTACCTGCTGTGCGCGGACTGGCACCGGGCCGACGACCTGGTGCAGGAGAGCATCACCAAGCTGTACACCCACTGGGGCCGGGCCGGCCGGGTGGAGAACCGGGACGGCTACGCGCGGACGGTGCTGGTGAACACCTTCCTGGCGGAGCAGCGGACGGCGTGGTGGCGGCGGACCAGGCCGACCGCGCGGCCGGTGGACGGGACGGCGCCAGAGCCGGACCTGGCCGGGTCGCTGGACCTGCGGGAGGCGTTGGCGGCCTTGCCGCCGCGGCAGCGGGCGACCGTGGTGCTGCGCTACTTCTGCGATCTGACGATCGAGCAGACCGCGGCCGAGCTGGGGTGTTCTCACGGGAACGTGAAGAGTCAGAGTTCGCGGGCGCTGGAGTCGCTGCGGCGCTCTCCGGTGCTGCGTCCGACGGGGAGGGCCGAGGCGTGA